From a single Pseudomonas cremoricolorata genomic region:
- a CDS encoding DUF1799 domain-containing protein: protein MAAFGLTSSDLVADEVEVWADGWPAFRLFEALGTQWRLAPRGPSGLDYTTLPVVASMLGIGRRDLAALFPDLRVMEAEALAVMTQSME, encoded by the coding sequence TTGGCCGCGTTCGGCCTGACCTCGTCCGACCTGGTCGCTGACGAGGTCGAGGTCTGGGCCGATGGATGGCCGGCGTTTCGTTTGTTCGAAGCGCTGGGCACCCAGTGGCGGCTGGCACCCAGGGGGCCATCGGGTCTGGATTACACCACGCTGCCGGTCGTGGCCTCGATGCTTGGCATCGGGCGCCGCGACCTGGCTGCGCTGTTTCCCGACCTGCGAGTCATGGAGGCCGAAGCGTTGGCCGTCATGACGCAATCCATGGAGTAG
- a CDS encoding nuclear transport factor 2 family protein, with translation MPDKDIIEQLIRYTVEGRSEAALLAFYAEDVVIQENNQPPRIGRAASLARNTEAAEWTSAVHEISAPSVLIDGNLVVIEWHAEWTLKNGERVRIEELALQSWKGNQVVFERFFYDPTPLLKAGFAIN, from the coding sequence ATGCCTGATAAGGACATCATCGAGCAACTGATTCGCTACACCGTCGAGGGCCGATCCGAAGCCGCCTTGCTGGCGTTCTACGCTGAAGACGTGGTTATTCAGGAGAACAACCAGCCACCGCGTATCGGCCGTGCCGCGAGCCTTGCGCGCAACACAGAAGCTGCCGAGTGGACCAGCGCCGTCCATGAAATCAGCGCACCCAGCGTGCTGATCGACGGCAACCTGGTGGTTATCGAATGGCACGCCGAATGGACGCTGAAGAACGGCGAGCGGGTACGGATCGAAGAGCTGGCCCTGCAATCCTGGAAAGGCAATCAGGTGGTGTTCGAACGTTTTTTCTATGACCCGACGCCGCTGTTGAAGGCAGGCTTTGCGATCAACTGA
- a CDS encoding salicylate synthase, which produces MELASELLRRHLQDDATLYEREGVWHVALGRKASLLASGNRVTLHHGEQELTLHADDPCQMIAQALGTLSLQGWRAYGAARFEMASVIHGVDNPASQETLLELVVPQREVRFCANQALVRALDPQTLAALCEEVAALDRLLSVPGNLPALAGRALLVPAIESHGAAQYQAQVARAVDEIHAGRYDKVILSRKVPVPGDVDLLASYRLGRSQNTPARSFVLNRSTLQIVGFSPETVVEVSATGQVSTQPLAGTRAMGETFEQTLDLRRDLLRDVKEIAEHAVSVKLAVEELQAICEANSVQVCEFMTVSERGPVQHLASRVKGQLRASANAWHAFAALFPAVTASGIPKQPAIEAIQRLEDQPRGPYSGSMMMVDCDGSLDAALVLRSLFRQSDQTWLQAGAGIVAPSTPARELQETIEKFASISRCLVAVEAPADAPARSARTLTSALQ; this is translated from the coding sequence ATGGAGCTGGCCAGTGAGTTGCTGCGCCGCCACCTGCAAGATGACGCCACGCTCTACGAGCGCGAGGGTGTCTGGCACGTGGCGCTCGGACGCAAGGCGAGCCTGCTGGCCAGCGGCAACCGCGTCACCCTGCACCACGGCGAGCAAGAGTTGACACTGCACGCGGACGATCCCTGTCAGATGATCGCCCAGGCATTGGGCACCCTCTCGCTGCAAGGCTGGCGCGCCTACGGTGCCGCCCGCTTCGAAATGGCCAGCGTGATTCACGGCGTCGACAACCCCGCCAGCCAAGAGACCCTGCTGGAACTGGTGGTGCCACAACGGGAAGTGCGCTTTTGCGCCAACCAGGCGCTGGTGCGCGCACTCGATCCTCAGACCCTCGCCGCGCTCTGCGAAGAAGTCGCCGCGCTTGACCGCCTGCTGAGTGTGCCGGGCAATCTCCCGGCATTGGCAGGCCGCGCTTTGCTGGTGCCTGCGATCGAAAGCCACGGCGCGGCGCAGTATCAGGCCCAAGTGGCACGCGCCGTGGACGAGATTCACGCCGGGCGTTATGACAAAGTCATCTTGTCACGCAAGGTGCCGGTGCCCGGTGACGTCGATCTGCTGGCGAGCTACCGCCTGGGCCGCAGCCAGAACACGCCGGCGCGCTCCTTCGTGCTCAACCGCAGCACCTTGCAGATCGTCGGCTTCAGCCCGGAAACCGTGGTCGAGGTCAGCGCCACTGGCCAGGTCAGCACCCAACCCCTGGCCGGCACCCGGGCGATGGGCGAGACCTTCGAGCAGACCCTGGACCTGCGCCGCGATCTGCTGCGCGACGTCAAGGAAATCGCTGAACACGCGGTGTCGGTGAAGCTTGCCGTCGAAGAACTGCAGGCCATCTGCGAGGCCAATTCGGTGCAAGTCTGCGAGTTCATGACGGTCAGCGAACGCGGTCCGGTGCAGCACCTGGCGTCGCGGGTCAAGGGCCAGTTGCGCGCCAGCGCCAACGCCTGGCACGCCTTCGCGGCGCTGTTCCCGGCGGTGACCGCATCGGGTATCCCGAAACAACCGGCCATCGAGGCCATACAACGCCTGGAAGACCAGCCGCGCGGCCCTTACAGCGGCAGCATGATGATGGTCGATTGCGACGGCTCGCTGGATGCCGCGCTGGTGCTGCGCTCGCTGTTCCGGCAGAGCGACCAGACCTGGCTGCAAGCCGGGGCCGGCATCGTCGCGCCGTCCACGCCTGCGCGCGAGTTGCAGGAAACCATCGAGAAATTCGCCAGCATTTCCCGTTGTCTGGTGGCCGTCGAGGCGCCTGCCGATGCGCCTGCGCGCAGTGCGCGGACGTTGACCTCGGCGCTGCAGTGA
- a CDS encoding phage tail protein: protein MTERFPLPNGAVLEIAGTLGQAVPFSALSNAAKPAATAKGHTLKNGDIVLINSGWSLVNNRATRVSDVATDTFVLDGLDTSSVARYTPGAGIGKVVAASNWTQISKVTAFASSGGEQQYLTVGYLDDDDDRQYPTNRTPTTLAITVEDQPSAAYVGLVEGYGDARQLAVVRLKLPSGDQILYTGYVTITSSPTMERNNLMTRTVSIALSNRPVRYLAA from the coding sequence ATGACTGAACGCTTCCCTCTGCCCAATGGCGCCGTACTGGAAATCGCTGGCACCCTCGGCCAGGCCGTCCCCTTCAGCGCCCTGAGCAACGCGGCCAAACCGGCAGCGACCGCCAAAGGCCACACCTTGAAAAACGGCGACATCGTGCTGATCAACTCAGGTTGGTCGCTGGTCAACAACCGCGCCACCCGCGTCAGCGACGTGGCGACCGATACCTTCGTCCTCGACGGCCTGGACACCTCCAGCGTTGCCCGTTACACCCCAGGTGCCGGTATCGGCAAGGTGGTGGCAGCGTCCAACTGGACGCAGATCTCCAAGGTCACGGCCTTCGCTTCCAGTGGCGGTGAGCAGCAGTACCTCACCGTCGGCTACCTGGATGACGATGACGACCGCCAGTACCCCACCAACCGTACCCCGACCACCCTGGCGATCACGGTCGAAGACCAGCCTTCGGCGGCCTATGTCGGCCTGGTCGAAGGTTACGGTGACGCCCGCCAGTTGGCGGTGGTGCGTCTGAAGCTGCCAAGCGGCGATCAGATTCTCTACACCGGCTACGTGACCATCACCAGCTCGCCGACCATGGAGCGCAACAACCTGATGACCCGCACCGTCAGCATTGCGCTGTCCAACCGCCCCGTGCGCTACCTGGCAGCTTAA
- a CDS encoding TonB-dependent receptor, protein MGVPISRGASWVFAVLPLVTALDAIAASNATQQDTAPQVVELDPTRLNASQQLGREQAEKAQAAPSSISVVSRKDIDDAGLTTLTDIAGRTPNLVLTHQGSQRFSMTSVRGIGSTVREDYFNSTLGVYLDGVPLTNAEYTRRLGDLESVHVLRGPQGTLYGPNTNAGVIELTSREPGHEPEANLHGSVGNHGQREASVAASAPLVEDTVFGQVFFDHAQNDGFTDYADNGHGIDDLDAWSGSGRLRIRPGDDWSLDLAASAERVNQGGYAYLPFDDYKKRKVDIQPKNDEVRDAHAASATLNYDLGWAQLRTISAWRDYDITGHQDLSYSPMVAQTGGGKADSKEWGRQFSQDVRLQGGERGHLTWLAGVYWEKKDLTYDYLMDVAMYGGPFTSTSKYQTKSTAAYGETTLSLTDQLDLTLGARVSHDKYKMENNNPFSGSGSATMTTPKLALAYHLDEDRQVYASATRGARSGGFDRLTSNVREYDPEYLWSYETGFKSQWLDNTLMFNAALFYIDWRDLQIKSVAGPGQVVTDNAGKAHSQGLELESRWAPTEGLEFSGFFAATHGKYDDLTDAKGVSQSGNRLVYTPDISAGVAAQYSWPLQSLPVRAQVRAEYQYTGKQYFDIQNELQQNAYGLTNVRAGLSKDGVGVSVFVNNLFDKDYRTFAALDNWGFDYTTAGEPRTVGVAVDWKL, encoded by the coding sequence ATGGGTGTTCCAATTTCGCGCGGTGCATCGTGGGTATTCGCGGTGCTGCCACTGGTAACGGCACTGGACGCCATCGCCGCGTCCAATGCCACGCAGCAAGACACCGCGCCTCAGGTGGTAGAGCTTGACCCCACGCGCCTGAACGCCAGCCAGCAACTGGGTCGCGAGCAAGCCGAGAAGGCTCAGGCGGCGCCGTCGTCGATTTCGGTGGTATCGCGCAAAGACATCGACGATGCCGGTTTGACGACCCTGACCGACATCGCCGGACGCACGCCGAACCTGGTGCTGACCCATCAAGGCTCGCAACGCTTTTCCATGACTTCAGTGCGCGGCATCGGCAGCACCGTGCGTGAGGACTACTTCAACAGCACCTTGGGCGTGTACCTGGACGGCGTGCCGCTGACCAACGCCGAATACACCCGCCGCCTCGGTGACCTGGAGTCGGTGCACGTGCTGCGCGGCCCCCAAGGCACGCTGTACGGACCCAACACCAACGCCGGGGTGATCGAGCTGACCAGCCGCGAGCCGGGTCACGAGCCCGAGGCCAACCTGCACGGCAGCGTCGGCAACCACGGTCAGCGCGAGGCCAGCGTTGCCGCCAGCGCCCCCTTGGTCGAGGACACAGTCTTCGGCCAGGTGTTCTTCGATCATGCGCAGAACGACGGTTTCACCGACTACGCCGATAACGGTCATGGCATCGACGACCTGGACGCCTGGTCGGGCAGCGGGCGCCTGCGCATCCGTCCGGGCGATGACTGGTCGCTGGACTTGGCAGCCTCCGCCGAGCGAGTCAATCAGGGCGGCTATGCCTACCTGCCGTTCGATGACTACAAAAAGCGCAAGGTTGACATCCAGCCGAAGAACGACGAAGTGCGCGACGCCCATGCCGCCAGCGCCACCCTGAATTACGACCTGGGCTGGGCGCAACTGCGCACCATCAGCGCCTGGCGCGACTACGACATCACCGGGCATCAGGATTTGAGCTACAGCCCGATGGTGGCCCAGACCGGTGGCGGCAAGGCCGACTCCAAGGAGTGGGGTCGGCAGTTTTCCCAGGACGTGCGTCTGCAAGGCGGCGAAAGAGGTCACCTGACCTGGCTGGCCGGTGTGTATTGGGAAAAGAAAGACCTGACCTACGACTACCTGATGGATGTGGCCATGTACGGCGGCCCGTTCACCAGCACCAGCAAGTACCAGACCAAAAGCACCGCGGCCTACGGCGAAACCACCCTGAGCCTGACCGACCAGCTGGACCTGACCCTGGGCGCGCGCGTGTCCCATGACAAGTACAAGATGGAGAACAACAACCCATTCTCCGGCAGCGGCTCGGCGACCATGACCACGCCCAAGCTCGCCCTCGCCTACCACCTGGATGAGGACCGCCAGGTGTATGCCTCCGCCACTCGCGGCGCGCGCTCCGGTGGCTTCGACCGGCTGACCTCCAACGTGCGCGAGTACGACCCTGAATACCTGTGGAGCTACGAAACCGGCTTCAAGTCGCAGTGGCTCGACAACACGCTGATGTTCAACGCTGCCCTGTTCTACATCGACTGGCGCGACCTGCAGATCAAGTCCGTCGCCGGACCTGGCCAGGTGGTCACCGACAATGCCGGTAAAGCCCATAGCCAAGGGCTGGAGCTGGAGTCGCGCTGGGCGCCCACTGAAGGTCTGGAGTTCTCTGGTTTCTTTGCCGCCACCCACGGCAAGTACGACGACCTGACCGACGCCAAGGGTGTCAGCCAGTCCGGCAACCGCCTGGTCTACACCCCCGACATCAGCGCAGGAGTTGCCGCGCAGTACAGCTGGCCGCTGCAGAGCCTGCCGGTACGTGCGCAGGTTCGCGCCGAATACCAGTACACCGGCAAGCAGTATTTCGACATCCAGAACGAGCTCCAACAGAACGCCTACGGCCTGACCAACGTGCGCGCGGGCCTGAGCAAGGACGGTGTGGGCGTCAGCGTGTTCGTCAACAACCTGTTCGACAAGGACTACCGCACCTTCGCCGCCCTGGACAACTGGGGCTTTGACTACACAACCGCTGGCGAGCCGCGAACCGTGGGCGTCGCTGTGGACTGGAAGCTCTGA
- a CDS encoding MFS transporter, whose amino-acid sequence MKDTTQHSPRQRTRRTLIMLGALYVSQGLPIGLGFVALPVILRAQGVSLQMIGMLGLLVLPWAVKFLWAPWVDRFDGGRLGPRRSWIVPMQVGLAAIFLVIALLPQSGGVGAWMLALLFLANTLSATQDIATDGLAIELLQGRALGWANALQIGGFSVGMMLGGALTVTLYEHGGQALTFVILGALVLLCTAPVIGGPDAPRQPRAVGPEGSGARHASLWRMLARPGAGWAILVAATFFFATTMKGSMIGPLMVDGGLSMSEIGTINGAGTLCIALFSAPFGSLLIERFGVRRVAWIAGLLSACSILLWLLPATGLKLDFNLALVVELINSVAAGVAYVAFFTLFMRWASTEQAGTDFTVLQCTEQVFNIGAGMLAGMLAGWLGYASLFICTAGLGLVLMIVIGIALQRMPLREGTHPSANTALEVRNA is encoded by the coding sequence ATGAAAGACACGACACAACATTCGCCGCGCCAGCGGACCCGACGCACGTTGATCATGCTCGGTGCGCTGTACGTCTCGCAGGGCTTGCCCATCGGCCTGGGCTTCGTAGCACTGCCGGTCATCCTGCGGGCTCAGGGCGTTTCACTGCAAATGATCGGCATGCTCGGTCTGCTGGTGCTGCCGTGGGCGGTGAAGTTCCTCTGGGCGCCGTGGGTCGACCGCTTCGACGGCGGGCGGCTTGGCCCCCGACGCAGCTGGATCGTGCCCATGCAGGTGGGCCTTGCGGCGATCTTCTTGGTCATCGCGCTGTTGCCGCAAAGCGGCGGCGTCGGGGCCTGGATGCTGGCGCTGCTGTTTCTGGCCAACACGCTCAGTGCAACACAGGACATCGCCACCGATGGCTTGGCCATCGAGCTGCTGCAAGGCCGCGCACTGGGCTGGGCCAACGCCCTGCAGATCGGCGGGTTCTCGGTGGGCATGATGCTCGGCGGCGCCTTGACCGTGACCCTGTACGAACACGGTGGGCAAGCCCTGACCTTCGTCATTCTGGGCGCGCTGGTCTTGTTGTGCACGGCGCCGGTGATCGGCGGCCCGGACGCGCCCCGACAGCCTCGCGCCGTGGGGCCTGAAGGCAGCGGCGCACGACACGCCAGCCTCTGGCGCATGCTCGCAAGGCCGGGTGCCGGTTGGGCGATTCTGGTGGCGGCAACGTTCTTCTTCGCCACCACCATGAAAGGCAGCATGATCGGCCCACTGATGGTCGACGGCGGCCTGTCGATGAGCGAGATCGGCACCATCAACGGTGCGGGCACGCTGTGCATCGCCCTGTTCAGCGCGCCCTTCGGCAGCCTGTTGATCGAGCGTTTCGGCGTACGCCGGGTGGCCTGGATCGCCGGTCTGCTGTCGGCCTGCTCGATCCTGCTGTGGCTGTTGCCCGCCACGGGGCTGAAACTGGACTTCAACCTGGCGCTGGTGGTCGAGCTGATCAACTCGGTGGCCGCAGGCGTCGCCTACGTGGCGTTCTTCACACTGTTCATGCGCTGGGCGTCCACTGAACAGGCCGGCACTGACTTCACCGTGCTGCAATGCACCGAGCAGGTGTTCAACATCGGCGCTGGCATGCTGGCCGGCATGCTGGCCGGTTGGCTGGGTTATGCCAGCCTGTTCATCTGCACCGCAGGGCTGGGCCTGGTGCTGATGATCGTGATCGGCATCGCCCTGCAACGCATGCCGCTGCGCGAGGGCACTCACCCATCCGCCAACACCGCACTGGAGGTACGAAATGCCTGA
- a CDS encoding XRE family transcriptional regulator: MNESLSQRIKRLRNACGLSQAQLAEACGWKSQSRVGNYEAGTREPTLADISAMAAALGVDPSQLLLDTPAPSAASTTPLSAADMVREMLAKKGTALSSQARERLLAAAEEPATGNLLAEVDSGTRLVGDEVWVAHYDIRAAMGGGQVPHDYPEMLQDVRVSPKRLREMGVSFTEHYHLKLVTGWGQSMAPTIKHRDPLLVDMSIREFVGDGIYLFSHHDMLYIKRLQRKGRDHFKMISDNTHHPVEDIRVDDTYIQARVLLVWNAHLV, translated from the coding sequence ATGAATGAATCGTTGAGTCAACGCATCAAGCGTCTGCGCAATGCCTGCGGGCTGTCCCAAGCACAGCTGGCCGAGGCCTGTGGCTGGAAATCCCAGTCGCGCGTCGGCAACTACGAGGCAGGCACCCGTGAGCCCACCCTGGCAGACATCTCGGCCATGGCCGCTGCACTGGGCGTCGACCCTTCGCAATTGCTGTTGGACACTCCAGCACCCAGTGCAGCGTCGACGACGCCCCTGAGTGCAGCCGACATGGTCAGGGAAATGCTCGCCAAGAAAGGCACCGCACTTTCCAGCCAGGCCCGCGAGCGGCTGCTGGCGGCCGCAGAAGAACCCGCCACTGGCAATCTGCTTGCCGAGGTCGACTCGGGCACCCGCCTGGTGGGCGATGAAGTCTGGGTCGCCCACTACGACATCCGCGCTGCCATGGGCGGCGGCCAGGTGCCCCACGACTATCCCGAGATGCTGCAGGATGTGCGGGTGAGCCCCAAGCGTCTACGCGAGATGGGCGTGTCGTTCACCGAGCACTACCACCTGAAGCTGGTCACCGGCTGGGGTCAGTCGATGGCGCCGACCATCAAGCATCGCGATCCGTTGCTGGTGGACATGAGCATTCGCGAGTTCGTCGGCGATGGCATCTACCTGTTCTCCCATCACGACATGCTCTACATCAAGCGCCTGCAACGCAAAGGTCGTGACCACTTCAAGATGATTTCCGACAACACCCATCACCCGGTGGAAGACATCCGCGTCGACGACACCTACATTCAGGCGCGCGTGCTGTTGGTGTGGAACGCGCATCTGGTCTAG
- a CDS encoding DUF1654 domain-containing protein has product MATQWTSTPTLREEMTGVERLSLRISSMINHPVAQMQRWVTIHPLDSDAQADWQEVLGQLDETPELQLQHHADGTVTVRWQRGAGALGDGERDGDEDSTATPPF; this is encoded by the coding sequence ATGGCTACGCAATGGACTTCAACGCCGACGCTGCGCGAAGAGATGACCGGCGTTGAGCGTCTGAGTCTGAGGATTTCCTCGATGATCAACCATCCGGTGGCGCAGATGCAGCGCTGGGTGACGATCCACCCACTGGACTCGGACGCCCAGGCCGACTGGCAGGAGGTGCTGGGGCAACTGGACGAGACGCCGGAGTTGCAATTGCAGCATCACGCTGATGGTACCGTGACGGTGCGCTGGCAGCGTGGGGCAGGCGCGCTGGGCGACGGTGAGCGGGACGGCGACGAAGACTCCACAGCCACGCCACCGTTTTGA
- a CDS encoding phage tail assembly chaperone, producing the protein MAKISIAQNPTFSAAVQLPRVGGEAVAVQFQFRYLDRLALAELFDQWNSTRETLAARAAQPDTRWAEMTADEIAFQAEQLKAIVLGWELDDPFDDAALRELVQTCAGAPKAVIDAYQGAYSSARLGN; encoded by the coding sequence ATGGCGAAGATCAGCATTGCGCAAAATCCTACGTTCAGCGCTGCCGTGCAGCTGCCGCGGGTGGGCGGCGAAGCGGTGGCGGTGCAGTTCCAGTTCCGTTACCTCGATCGCCTGGCCCTGGCCGAGTTGTTCGATCAGTGGAACAGCACCCGGGAGACGCTGGCGGCACGTGCAGCGCAACCCGATACCCGCTGGGCTGAGATGACCGCCGACGAGATCGCCTTCCAGGCCGAACAGCTCAAGGCGATCGTGCTGGGCTGGGAGCTGGACGATCCGTTCGACGATGCCGCCTTGCGTGAGCTGGTGCAGACCTGCGCTGGCGCACCCAAGGCGGTCATCGATGCCTATCAGGGCGCCTACAGCTCGGCTCGCCTGGGAAACTGA
- a CDS encoding helix-turn-helix domain-containing protein → MDRPASAPALRIQPLQGGGSLRYEQVESANGLKLPIGLIETHVEAHWSSETCAGICAGFLVGSGISFSLGQHQVIDCSGARSFVVHALQPWQARHQVTRNSRVQAVFLQFPTQLLHALEADIHHASLAVVHDWVPDYRLMAMLEQIVSCPFQGVARTLYMQGKSLELLATVIDSLSEKGREQRQHNALPRPEVERLQQAYELLQNHLDKPPGLEELARQVGMCSSRLTAGFRRQFGQSVTECLQDLRLAQAYQDLQSGRLSSSQAAYRIGYSPAYFSTLFKRKYACSPRDVARAKPSRCQPLADREKQTADCERFSFEAPC, encoded by the coding sequence ATGGACCGCCCTGCCTCTGCCCCTGCTCTTCGGATCCAGCCACTGCAAGGCGGTGGCAGCCTGCGCTATGAACAGGTCGAAAGCGCCAATGGTCTGAAGCTGCCGATAGGCCTGATCGAAACCCATGTCGAAGCGCATTGGAGCAGCGAAACCTGCGCCGGTATCTGTGCCGGGTTTCTGGTGGGCAGTGGCATCAGTTTCAGCCTCGGCCAGCATCAAGTGATCGATTGCAGCGGCGCGCGCAGTTTCGTCGTCCACGCGCTACAGCCTTGGCAGGCGCGGCATCAGGTCACCCGTAACAGCCGCGTACAGGCGGTGTTTCTGCAGTTTCCCACGCAATTACTGCACGCGCTTGAGGCAGACATACATCACGCGTCACTGGCCGTGGTGCATGACTGGGTGCCTGATTACCGGCTGATGGCCATGCTGGAACAGATCGTCTCCTGCCCGTTTCAAGGGGTCGCCCGCACGCTGTACATGCAGGGTAAATCCCTTGAGCTTTTGGCCACGGTGATCGACAGCCTGAGCGAAAAGGGCCGCGAACAGCGGCAACACAACGCCCTGCCACGTCCGGAGGTCGAGCGTCTGCAACAGGCTTACGAGCTCTTGCAGAACCATCTGGACAAACCGCCAGGGCTCGAAGAACTGGCCCGTCAGGTGGGCATGTGCAGCAGTCGGCTGACCGCAGGTTTTCGCCGCCAGTTCGGCCAGTCGGTCACCGAATGCCTGCAGGATCTGCGCCTGGCCCAGGCCTACCAAGACCTGCAATCCGGGCGTTTGAGCAGTTCCCAGGCCGCGTACCGCATAGGCTACAGCCCGGCCTATTTCTCGACCCTGTTCAAACGCAAATACGCCTGCTCGCCCCGCGACGTGGCGCGGGCCAAACCGTCGCGGTGCCAACCACTGGCGGATCGCGAAAAACAAACAGCAGATTGCGAAAGATTCTCATTTGAAGCCCCATGCTGA